A region from the Citrobacter koseri ATCC BAA-895 genome encodes:
- a CDS encoding DUF2542 family protein has translation MEGKTIFVVIAVLMVMLFSLREAYKGWRSGAVDKIVRNAREPVYAYRAETPLLYWSYIGLYLCMSVCTLAAGIYFLFFR, from the coding sequence GTGGAAGGGAAAACGATCTTTGTGGTCATCGCCGTCCTGATGGTGATGCTGTTTAGCTTACGGGAAGCCTACAAAGGCTGGCGCTCTGGCGCCGTGGATAAAATCGTCAGGAACGCCCGCGAACCCGTATACGCCTACCGTGCAGAAACCCCTCTCCTTTACTGGAGCTACATCGGGTTATATCTGTGCATGTCGGTTTGTACGCTCGCCGCAGGCATTTATTTTCTGTTCTTTAGATAA
- the mglA gene encoding galactose/methyl galactoside ABC transporter ATP-binding protein MglA encodes MVSTTTPSSGEYLLEMSGINKSFPGVKALDNVNLKVRPHSIHALMGENGAGKSTLLKCLFGIYQKDSGSILFQGKEIDFHSAKEALENGISMVHQELNLVLQRSVMDNMWLGRYPTKGMFVDQDKMYRDTKAIFDELDIDIDPRARVGTLSVSQMQMIEIAKAFSYNAKIVIMDEPTSSLTEKEVNHLFTIIRKLKDRGCGIVYISHKMEEIFQLCDEVTVLRDGQWIATQPLEGLDMDKIIAMMVGRSLNQRFPDKQNKPGEVILEVRNLTSLRQPSIRDVSFDLHKGEILGIAGLVGAKRTDIVETLFGIREKSSGTITLHGKKINNHNANEAINHGFALVTEERRSTGIYAYLDIGFNSLISNIRNYRNKVGLLDNSRMKSDTQWVIDSMRVKTPGHRTQIGSLSGGNQQKVIIGRWLLTQPEILMLDEPTRGIDVGAKFEIYQLIAELAKKEKGIIIISSEMPELLGITDRILVMSNGLVAGIVDTKTTTQNEILRLASLHL; translated from the coding sequence ATGGTCAGCACTACTACTCCGTCGTCAGGCGAATACTTGTTGGAAATGAGCGGCATCAACAAGTCTTTTCCCGGCGTAAAGGCACTTGATAATGTTAATTTAAAAGTCCGCCCGCACTCGATTCACGCCTTAATGGGGGAGAATGGCGCAGGAAAATCAACATTATTAAAATGCCTTTTTGGGATCTATCAAAAAGATTCCGGTAGCATTTTATTTCAGGGGAAAGAGATCGATTTTCATTCTGCCAAAGAAGCTCTGGAGAATGGTATTTCGATGGTTCACCAGGAGCTAAACCTGGTGTTACAGCGCTCCGTCATGGATAACATGTGGTTAGGGCGTTACCCAACCAAAGGTATGTTTGTCGATCAGGATAAAATGTACCGGGATACCAAAGCGATATTTGATGAACTGGATATTGATATCGATCCGCGTGCGCGTGTCGGGACATTATCTGTTTCACAAATGCAGATGATCGAAATTGCGAAGGCGTTTTCCTACAATGCCAAAATTGTGATCATGGATGAGCCGACCTCTTCATTAACGGAAAAAGAGGTTAACCATCTGTTCACTATTATTCGCAAACTGAAGGATCGCGGCTGCGGTATTGTGTATATCTCGCATAAAATGGAAGAGATTTTCCAGCTGTGCGATGAAGTCACCGTTTTGCGCGACGGCCAGTGGATTGCGACGCAGCCGCTGGAAGGGCTGGATATGGACAAGATCATCGCCATGATGGTGGGTCGTTCCCTGAACCAGCGTTTCCCGGACAAGCAAAACAAGCCGGGAGAGGTCATTCTGGAAGTGCGTAACCTGACGTCGCTGCGCCAGCCGTCGATCCGCGACGTCTCTTTTGATCTGCATAAAGGGGAAATTCTCGGGATTGCGGGTCTGGTAGGGGCAAAGCGTACCGATATTGTTGAAACGCTTTTTGGTATCCGGGAAAAATCATCGGGTACGATTACGCTGCACGGCAAAAAGATTAATAACCACAACGCGAACGAAGCCATTAATCACGGTTTCGCGCTGGTAACGGAAGAACGTCGTTCAACCGGGATCTACGCGTATCTGGATATTGGTTTTAACTCTTTAATTTCCAACATCCGCAATTACAGAAATAAAGTCGGTTTGCTGGATAATTCCCGCATGAAGAGCGATACCCAGTGGGTTATTGACTCAATGCGCGTGAAAACGCCAGGTCATCGCACGCAAATTGGCTCTCTTTCGGGGGGCAACCAGCAGAAGGTCATTATTGGTCGGTGGCTGTTAACGCAGCCAGAAATATTAATGCTGGATGAGCCAACGCGCGGTATTGATGTCGGCGCAAAATTTGAAATCTATCAACTGATTGCGGAACTGGCGAAAAAAGAGAAGGGGATTATTATCATTTCTTCCGAAATGCCGGAATTGTTAGGGATTACAGATCGTATTCTGGTAATGAGCAATGGCCTTGTTGCCGGGATTGTTGACACAAAAACAACAACGCAAAACGAAATTCTGCGTCTTGCGTCTTTGCACCTTTAA
- the cdd gene encoding cytidine deaminase, with protein sequence MHPRFQTAFGQLADNLQSALAPILADEHFPAMLTAEQVSTLKRESGLDEDALAFALLPLAAACARTDLSHFNVGAIARGISGTWYFGGNMEFLGATMQQTVHAEQSAIGHAWLRGEKGLAAITVNYTPCGHCRQFMNELNSGLDLRIHLPGRVPHTLRDYLPDAFGPKDLEIKTLLMDEQDHGFALEGDALTQAAIAAANKCHMPYSYSPSGVALECKDGRIFTGSYAENAAFNPTLPPLQGALNLLNLNGYDYPDIQRAILAEKADAPLIQWDATAATLKALGCNNIDRVLLG encoded by the coding sequence ATGCATCCACGTTTTCAAACTGCTTTTGGCCAACTTGCGGATAATCTGCAATCAGCGCTGGCGCCGATTCTGGCAGATGAGCATTTTCCCGCCATGCTGACTGCGGAGCAGGTCTCGACGCTTAAGCGTGAATCGGGGCTGGACGAAGACGCGCTGGCTTTCGCGCTCCTGCCGCTGGCTGCCGCCTGCGCACGCACCGACCTTTCCCACTTCAACGTTGGCGCTATCGCGCGCGGCATCAGTGGAACCTGGTATTTCGGTGGGAATATGGAGTTCCTGGGCGCGACGATGCAGCAAACCGTTCATGCCGAGCAAAGCGCGATCGGCCATGCCTGGCTGCGCGGTGAAAAAGGGCTCGCCGCCATTACGGTTAACTACACCCCTTGCGGTCATTGCCGTCAGTTTATGAACGAACTGAACAGCGGCCTGGATCTGCGTATCCACCTGCCGGGGCGCGTACCGCATACCTTACGCGACTATCTGCCTGACGCTTTCGGCCCGAAAGACCTGGAGATCAAAACGCTGCTGATGGACGAGCAGGATCACGGTTTCGCGCTGGAGGGCGACGCGCTGACTCAGGCAGCGATTGCCGCCGCCAATAAATGTCATATGCCTTACAGCTACTCCCCAAGCGGCGTGGCGCTGGAATGCAAAGACGGGCGTATTTTCACCGGCAGCTATGCCGAGAACGCCGCCTTTAACCCTACGCTGCCGCCTTTGCAGGGCGCACTGAATCTGCTGAACCTGAACGGGTATGACTATCCAGATATTCAGCGCGCAATTCTGGCGGAGAAAGCCGACGCGCCGTTAATCCAGTGGGACGCCACCGCCGCCACGCTGAAAGCATTAGGCTGCAATAATATCGACCGCGTACTGCTGGGTTAA
- the mglC gene encoding galactose/methyl galactoside ABC transporter permease MglC: protein MSALNKKSFLTYLKEGGIYVVLLVLLAIIIFQDPTFLSLLNLSNILTQSSVRIIIALGVAGLIVTQGTDLSAGRQVGLAAVVAATLLQSVENANKVFPEMATMPIPLVILIVCAIGAVIGLLNGIIIAYLNVTPFITTLGTMIIVYGINSLYYDFVGASPISGFDSGFSTFAQGFIALGSFRLSYITFYALIAVAFVWILWNKTRFGKNIFAIGGNPEAAKVSGVNVGLNLLMIYALSGVFYAFGGLLEAGRIGSATNNLGFMYELDAIAACVVGGVSFSGGVGTVFGVVTGVIIFTVINYGLTYIGVNPYWQYIIKGGIIIFAVALDSLKYARKK, encoded by the coding sequence ATGAGTGCGTTAAATAAGAAAAGTTTTCTTACTTATCTGAAAGAAGGCGGAATTTACGTTGTTCTTTTAGTCTTGCTGGCCATTATTATTTTCCAGGACCCTACATTTTTAAGTCTGCTGAACTTAAGTAACATTCTGACGCAGTCCTCCGTGCGTATTATCATCGCGCTGGGTGTGGCAGGGTTGATTGTCACCCAGGGGACTGACCTGTCTGCGGGGCGTCAGGTTGGCCTGGCGGCCGTGGTCGCCGCAACGCTGTTGCAGTCCGTGGAAAACGCCAATAAGGTCTTCCCGGAAATGGCCACCATGCCGATTCCGCTGGTGATCCTGATTGTCTGCGCAATTGGGGCCGTCATTGGTCTGCTTAACGGCATTATCATTGCGTACCTTAATGTGACGCCGTTCATCACGACCCTGGGCACGATGATTATCGTTTATGGCATCAACTCCCTGTATTACGACTTCGTCGGGGCGTCGCCGATTTCGGGGTTTGATAGCGGGTTCTCGACGTTTGCGCAGGGCTTTATTGCGCTGGGCAGTTTCCGGCTCTCCTACATTACCTTCTATGCGCTGATTGCGGTGGCGTTTGTCTGGATCCTGTGGAATAAAACCCGTTTCGGTAAGAACATTTTCGCTATCGGCGGCAACCCGGAAGCGGCAAAAGTGTCCGGCGTTAACGTGGGGCTGAACCTGCTGATGATCTATGCGTTGTCCGGTGTGTTCTACGCATTCGGCGGTTTGCTGGAAGCGGGGCGTATCGGTTCTGCGACCAACAACCTCGGCTTTATGTATGAGCTGGATGCGATTGCCGCCTGCGTGGTCGGCGGCGTGTCGTTTAGCGGCGGCGTCGGGACGGTATTCGGCGTTGTGACCGGTGTGATTATCTTTACCGTCATCAACTACGGTCTGACCTATATCGGCGTGAACCCTTACTGGCAGTACATCATTAAAGGCGGCATCATTATCTTCGCGGTGGCGCTGGACTCGCTGAAATACGCCCGTAAGAAGTAA
- the mglB gene encoding galactose/glucose ABC transporter substrate-binding protein MglB has translation MNKKALTLSAVMASMLFGAAAHAADTRIGVTIYKYDDNFMSVVRKAIERDAQAAPDVQLLMNDSQNDQSKQNDQIDVLLAKGVKALAINLVDPAAAGTVIEKARGQNVPIVFFNKEPSRKALDSYDKAYYVGTDSKESGIIQGDLIAKHWQANQGWDLNKDGQIQFVLLKGEPGHPDAEARTTYVIKELNDKGIKTEQLQMDTAMWDTAMAKDKMDAWLSGPNANKIEVVIANNDAMAMGAVEALKAHNKTSVPVFGVDALPEALALVKSGALAGTVLNDANNQAKATFDLAKNLADGKGAADGTDWKIENKIVRVPYVGVDKDNLAEFTNK, from the coding sequence ATGAATAAGAAGGCGTTAACTCTGTCTGCTGTGATGGCAAGCATGTTATTTGGCGCGGCTGCGCACGCTGCTGATACTCGCATTGGTGTGACGATTTATAAATATGACGATAACTTTATGTCCGTCGTGCGTAAGGCTATCGAAAGAGACGCCCAGGCGGCGCCTGATGTGCAGTTGCTGATGAATGACTCGCAGAACGATCAGTCCAAGCAAAACGACCAGATCGACGTGCTGTTGGCAAAAGGGGTAAAAGCGCTGGCGATCAACCTGGTTGACCCGGCTGCGGCAGGTACGGTAATTGAGAAAGCGCGTGGTCAGAATGTCCCGATTGTGTTCTTCAACAAAGAACCTTCCCGCAAAGCGCTGGATAGCTATGACAAAGCCTATTACGTCGGCACTGACTCCAAAGAATCCGGTATCATCCAGGGCGATCTGATCGCTAAACACTGGCAGGCTAACCAGGGTTGGGATCTGAACAAAGATGGCCAAATCCAGTTCGTACTGCTGAAAGGCGAGCCGGGCCACCCGGATGCTGAAGCGCGTACCACCTATGTTATCAAAGAGCTGAACGACAAAGGCATCAAAACTGAGCAGCTGCAAATGGATACCGCAATGTGGGACACCGCAATGGCGAAAGACAAGATGGACGCATGGCTGTCTGGCCCGAACGCCAACAAAATTGAAGTGGTTATCGCGAATAACGACGCAATGGCGATGGGCGCGGTAGAAGCGCTGAAAGCGCACAATAAAACCAGCGTTCCGGTATTCGGCGTGGATGCGTTACCTGAAGCGCTGGCGCTGGTGAAATCCGGCGCGCTGGCAGGTACCGTGCTGAACGATGCCAACAACCAGGCGAAAGCCACCTTTGATCTGGCGAAAAACCTGGCCGATGGTAAAGGCGCGGCTGACGGCACCGACTGGAAAATCGAGAACAAAATTGTTCGCGTTCCGTACGTAGGTGTTGATAAAGACAATCTGGCTGAGTTTACCAACAAGTAA
- a CDS encoding CidB/LrgB family autolysis modulator — translation MMSYIWWSLPLTLAVFFAARKLAARFKMPLLNPLLVAMVVIIPFLMLTGIPYDHYFKGSEVLNDLLQPAVVALAYPLYEQLHQIRARWKSIITICFVGSVVAMVTGTTVALLMGATPEIAASVLPKSVTTPIAMAVGGSIGGIPAISAVCVIFVGILGAVFGHTLLNLMRIRTKAARGLAMGTASHALGTARCAELDYQEGAFSSLALVICGIITSLLAPFLFPIILAVAG, via the coding sequence ATGATGTCGTATATCTGGTGGTCGTTACCCCTGACGCTAGCGGTCTTTTTCGCCGCCCGCAAACTGGCTGCGCGCTTTAAGATGCCGTTGCTTAACCCGTTGCTGGTTGCCATGGTGGTCATCATCCCGTTTCTGATGCTGACCGGCATTCCTTACGATCACTATTTCAAAGGCAGCGAGGTGCTCAACGACCTGCTGCAACCCGCCGTCGTGGCGCTGGCGTACCCTTTATATGAACAACTGCACCAAATCCGCGCCCGCTGGAAATCCATCATCACGATCTGCTTCGTCGGCAGCGTGGTCGCCATGGTGACCGGAACCACTGTCGCCTTACTGATGGGCGCCACGCCGGAAATCGCCGCATCGGTATTACCGAAATCGGTCACAACCCCAATCGCAATGGCGGTGGGCGGCAGCATCGGCGGCATCCCCGCCATTAGCGCCGTCTGCGTTATTTTCGTCGGGATACTGGGCGCCGTATTTGGTCATACCCTGCTCAACCTCATGCGTATCCGTACCAAAGCCGCACGCGGTCTGGCAATGGGAACCGCCTCGCACGCCCTGGGCACTGCGCGCTGCGCCGAGCTGGATTACCAGGAAGGGGCGTTCAGTTCGCTGGCGCTGGTGATCTGCGGGATCATCACCTCGCTGCTGGCGCCGTTTCTCTTCCCGATTATTCTGGCGGTAGCGGGTTAA
- a CDS encoding LysR substrate-binding domain-containing protein codes for MANWAQKLKLHHLQMLVALGEQGNLTHVARMMNITQPALSKWLSQLEDEIGITLFERHSKGLRPSEGGKLLLQHAQRLINDMERSQYEIARFKQGGLVGSLKIGCSPVATDCVSQAILCLLNEMPTLHLNIEEKVMTPLLHDLLAGSLDVVVGRVGGRALQLPLNYQVLYTEPVCFVARPHHPLASHATLSWNDLAHWRWIVWPTGTPIRISIDNALVDNGVMLPENTIESASMNVSTNLLQSSDMISILSLRLAQRYASQGQLAILNLPKIEQKGSVGMFWRKNETPSLALSRFLHFLAQV; via the coding sequence ATGGCGAATTGGGCGCAAAAATTGAAGCTGCACCACCTGCAAATGCTGGTCGCGCTGGGGGAACAAGGGAATCTGACCCACGTTGCGCGAATGATGAACATCACCCAGCCCGCGCTGTCGAAGTGGCTGTCACAGCTTGAAGATGAGATCGGAATCACGCTTTTTGAACGCCACAGCAAGGGGTTACGCCCTTCAGAAGGGGGCAAGCTGTTGCTCCAGCATGCGCAGCGGCTCATCAACGATATGGAACGTTCGCAGTATGAGATCGCGCGCTTTAAGCAAGGTGGGCTGGTGGGAAGCCTGAAAATCGGCTGTTCACCGGTCGCGACAGACTGCGTGTCGCAGGCGATCCTCTGCCTGCTCAATGAGATGCCGACGCTGCACCTGAATATTGAAGAGAAAGTCATGACCCCGCTTTTACACGATCTGCTCGCCGGGTCGCTGGACGTGGTGGTAGGCCGCGTGGGCGGTCGGGCGCTCCAGCTGCCGTTAAATTATCAGGTGCTCTACACCGAACCGGTCTGCTTTGTCGCCCGCCCCCATCATCCTCTGGCCTCACACGCCACGCTTTCCTGGAACGACCTCGCCCACTGGCGCTGGATTGTCTGGCCGACCGGTACGCCAATTCGCATCAGCATTGATAACGCCCTGGTGGACAACGGCGTGATGCTGCCGGAAAACACCATCGAATCCGCCTCGATGAACGTCAGCACCAATTTGCTGCAAAGCAGCGATATGATCTCTATTCTTTCTCTACGCCTGGCGCAACGCTATGCCAGCCAGGGCCAGTTGGCTATCTTAAACCTGCCGAAAATAGAACAGAAAGGAAGCGTGGGCATGTTCTGGCGCAAGAACGAGACCCCTTCTCTCGCGTTGAGCCGTTTTCTGCATTTTCTGGCGCAGGTTTAG
- the yeiB gene encoding DUF418 domain-containing protein YeiB, translated as MERNVTLDFIRGVAILGILLLNISAFGLPKAAYLNPAWYGKITASDAWTWAILDLFAQVKFLTLFALLFGAGLQMLLPRGKRWIQSRLTLLVLLGFIHGLLFWDGDILLAYGLVGLICWRLVRDAPSVKSLFNTGILLYLAGIGVLLLLGSISASETSRAWTPDASALLYEKYWKINGGMEAVSNRVDLLSNSLLALGAQYGWQLAGMMLLGAALMRSGWLKGQYSLQHYRRTGVLLVVVGMLINLPAIIVQWRLDWAYRWCAFLLQAPRELSAPFQTIGYTALMLGFWPQLSRFKLVIAIACVGRMALSNYLLQTLICTTLFYQFGLFMKFDRLTLLIFVIPVWLANLLFSWIWLRFYRQGPVEWLWRQLTLRASGTSLSGTSR; from the coding sequence ATGGAGCGTAATGTCACGCTGGATTTTATTCGTGGCGTCGCCATCCTCGGTATCCTGCTTCTTAATATCAGCGCCTTTGGCTTGCCAAAGGCGGCTTACCTTAATCCCGCCTGGTATGGCAAGATCACCGCGTCTGACGCATGGACGTGGGCGATCCTCGACCTGTTCGCGCAGGTAAAATTCCTTACGCTTTTTGCGCTGTTATTCGGCGCGGGTCTGCAAATGCTGCTGCCGCGCGGCAAACGCTGGATTCAGTCGCGTCTGACGCTGCTCGTCCTGCTGGGCTTTATCCACGGTTTGCTGTTCTGGGATGGCGACATTCTGCTGGCGTATGGCCTTGTCGGCCTGATTTGCTGGCGACTGGTGCGCGACGCGCCGTCGGTAAAAAGTTTATTTAATACCGGTATTTTGCTCTATCTGGCGGGGATTGGCGTGTTGCTGCTGTTAGGGTCTATCTCGGCGAGTGAAACCAGCCGCGCCTGGACGCCGGATGCCTCTGCCCTGTTGTATGAAAAATACTGGAAGATTAACGGCGGCATGGAGGCGGTCAGCAACCGGGTCGATCTGCTGTCGAACAGTCTGCTGGCGCTGGGGGCGCAGTATGGCTGGCAGCTGGCGGGAATGATGCTGCTGGGCGCGGCGCTGATGCGCAGCGGCTGGCTGAAGGGCCAGTACAGTCTGCAACACTACCGGCGTACGGGCGTATTGCTTGTCGTCGTCGGCATGCTGATTAACCTTCCGGCCATTATTGTACAGTGGCGGCTGGACTGGGCGTATCGCTGGTGCGCTTTTCTGCTACAGGCGCCGCGTGAATTGAGCGCGCCGTTTCAGACTATAGGTTACACCGCGTTGATGCTGGGATTCTGGCCGCAGCTCAGCCGTTTTAAACTGGTCATTGCCATTGCCTGCGTAGGGCGGATGGCGTTGAGCAACTATCTGTTGCAGACGCTGATCTGCACCACGCTGTTCTACCAGTTCGGTTTATTTATGAAATTCGACCGACTGACGCTGCTGATATTCGTCATTCCTGTCTGGCTGGCGAACCTGCTTTTCTCCTGGATTTGGCTGCGTTTCTATCGGCAAGGGCCGGTGGAATGGCTCTGGCGGCAATTAACCCTCCGTGCTTCCGGGACGTCATTATCGGGAACATCCAGATAA
- the sanA gene encoding outer membrane permeability protein SanA, with the protein MLKRVFYSLLVLIGLLLLTVLGLDRWMSWKTAPYIYDELQDLPYRQVGVVLGTAKYYRTGVINQYYRYRIQGALNAYNSGKVNYLLLSGDNALQSYNEPMTMRKDLIAGGVDPADIVLDYAGFRTLDSIVRTRKVFDTNDFIIITQRFHCERALFIALHMGIQAQCYAVPSPKDMLTVRVREFGARFGALADLYIFKREPRFLGPLVPIPTMHQVPDDAQGYPAVTPEQLLELQKKQGK; encoded by the coding sequence ATGTTAAAGCGCGTGTTTTACAGCCTGTTAGTCCTGATCGGCTTGCTGCTGTTGACTGTGCTTGGTCTCGACAGATGGATGAGCTGGAAAACCGCGCCCTATATTTACGACGAATTACAGGATCTCCCCTACCGCCAGGTGGGAGTAGTATTAGGCACCGCAAAATACTATCGCACCGGCGTCATTAATCAGTATTACCGCTACCGCATTCAGGGCGCGTTAAACGCCTACAACAGCGGCAAAGTCAATTATCTGCTGCTCAGCGGCGATAACGCGCTGCAAAGCTATAACGAACCGATGACGATGCGTAAGGATCTGATCGCCGGGGGCGTTGATCCTGCCGACATCGTGCTCGATTATGCCGGTTTTCGCACGCTGGACTCCATTGTGCGCACGCGCAAAGTGTTTGATACCAACGACTTCATCATCATTACCCAGCGTTTCCACTGTGAACGCGCGCTGTTTATTGCGCTGCATATGGGAATTCAGGCTCAGTGCTATGCGGTGCCGTCGCCAAAAGATATGTTAACGGTACGCGTACGTGAATTTGGCGCCCGATTCGGCGCGCTGGCAGACCTCTATATTTTCAAACGGGAACCTCGCTTCTTAGGCCCGTTAGTTCCCATTCCAACAATGCATCAGGTGCCGGATGACGCCCAGGGCTACCCGGCAGTAACGCCTGAGCAATTGCTGGAACTGCAAAAGAAACAAGGAAAATAA
- the galS gene encoding HTH-type transcriptional regulator GalS produces MVTIRDVARQAGVSVATVSRVLNNSALVSPDTREAVMKAVTLLGYRPNANAQALATQISDTIGVVVMDVSDAFFGALVKAVDVVAQQHNKYVLIGNSYHEAEKERHAIEVLIRQRCNALIVHSKALSDQELGAFMDQIPGMVLINRIVPGYAHRCVCLDNISGAKMATRMLLNNGHQRIGYLASSHRIEDDTMRKEGWLSALQEQGITPPESWIGTGSPDMQGGEAAMVELLGRNLQLTAVFAYNDSMAAGALTALKDNGIAIPLHLSIIGFDDIPIARYTDPQLTTVRYPIASMAKMATELALQGAAGTLDSTATHCFMPTLVRRHSVALRQNAAPITNQQRQGM; encoded by the coding sequence ATGGTAACCATTCGTGATGTGGCACGTCAGGCTGGCGTTTCCGTAGCGACCGTTTCTCGCGTGCTGAATAACAGTGCGCTGGTCAGTCCCGATACGCGCGAAGCGGTAATGAAGGCGGTCACGCTGCTGGGTTACCGTCCTAATGCTAATGCGCAAGCGCTGGCGACGCAGATAAGCGACACTATCGGCGTGGTGGTGATGGACGTGTCAGATGCGTTTTTCGGCGCACTGGTCAAAGCGGTGGATGTGGTTGCCCAACAACACAACAAATATGTGCTGATCGGCAACAGTTATCATGAGGCTGAAAAAGAGCGTCATGCCATCGAGGTTCTGATTCGACAGCGCTGTAACGCATTGATTGTTCACTCGAAAGCATTAAGTGACCAGGAGCTGGGAGCGTTTATGGACCAGATCCCAGGCATGGTGCTGATCAATCGTATTGTGCCGGGTTATGCCCACCGTTGCGTGTGCCTGGACAATATCAGCGGCGCAAAAATGGCGACCCGCATGCTGCTCAATAATGGTCATCAACGGATTGGTTATCTGGCTTCCAGCCACCGCATTGAAGATGACACGATGCGTAAAGAAGGGTGGCTGAGCGCGTTGCAGGAGCAGGGGATTACGCCGCCAGAAAGCTGGATTGGCACGGGTTCCCCGGACATGCAGGGCGGTGAAGCGGCGATGGTGGAACTGCTGGGGCGAAACCTGCAACTGACCGCCGTATTCGCCTATAACGACAGCATGGCCGCTGGCGCGCTCACGGCGTTAAAAGACAATGGCATTGCCATCCCGTTACATCTTTCCATCATCGGTTTTGATGATATTCCTATTGCCCGTTACACCGACCCGCAACTGACCACGGTGCGTTATCCCATTGCTTCTATGGCGAAAATGGCAACGGAACTGGCGTTGCAGGGCGCGGCCGGCACGCTGGATTCAACGGCGACGCACTGTTTTATGCCAACGCTGGTGCGTCGTCATTCGGTTGCGCTAAGACAGAATGCGGCCCCGATCACTAACCAGCAACGTCAGGGGATGTAA
- a CDS encoding CidA/LrgA family protein, which produces MSKSLNIIWQYLRAFVLIYACLYAGIFIASLLPITIPGSIIGMLILFVLLALQILPAKWVNPGCYVLIRYMALLFVPIGVGVMQYFDLLRAQFGPVVVSCAISTLVVFLVVSWSSHIVHGERKVLGQKGSKK; this is translated from the coding sequence ATGAGTAAATCACTGAATATCATCTGGCAGTATTTACGCGCATTTGTACTGATATATGCCTGTTTGTATGCGGGTATTTTCATTGCATCGCTGCTTCCTATCACGATTCCCGGCAGCATCATCGGCATGTTGATTCTGTTTGTTTTACTGGCGCTACAAATTCTGCCAGCGAAGTGGGTAAACCCGGGATGCTATGTCCTGATCCGTTACATGGCGCTGCTGTTTGTGCCGATTGGCGTCGGCGTCATGCAGTACTTCGATTTGCTGCGCGCGCAGTTTGGCCCGGTGGTGGTCTCCTGTGCGATCAGTACGCTGGTTGTTTTCCTGGTCGTGAGCTGGAGTTCGCATATCGTACACGGTGAACGAAAAGTGTTAGGGCAGAAAGGATCGAAAAAATGA